The sequence AAATTGCCATCCAATATTGTTGAGGTTACCCGCTTTTTAGTTGATGCCGTTAAGCGCGAGGCCCCCGATACCTGGCAACAGCAACTTACTTATACACTTGGGTTGGTAGCTACCGGTCGTATCCCGCGCGAGAGCGGCAAGCAAATAGCCATGATGGATGTGCTGATCAACGCCGGCGCTACACCGGGCGGTGGCATGGGTGCTATCGCCCATGGGAATATCGATGCGGCCAATCACCTGCTGGACAGGGGCGGAAAGATCACGCTCCCGGCGGCGATGATACTTGGACGAAAAGCGGATGTTGACCGTTTGCTCAACAAGGCTACCGGTAACGAAAAGCTAACCGCGTTAACCGCCGCAGCCTTTTATGGTAAGGCCGATATGGTGAAACACCTGCTTGACCTGGGTGTTGACCCCAATGGTTACTCCTCTCAGGATACCGGCTTCCATTCGCATGCTACGCCACTGCATCAGGCCATATATTCCACATCGCTCGATGCCGTAAAATTACTGGTTGAAGCCGGCGCGAGTTTAACCGCGACAGACAAAGCCTATAACGGTACACCTTTAGGCTGGGCCATGTATATGCAAACCGAAACCGATAGCGAAGCCGATAAGGCGGCATATGCCCGGATAGAAGCCTACCTAAAATCATTAAACCCATAAGACGATGGAGTTTGAAAAAGCCGTGCCTACATTTTATTCAACCGATGTGGCTAAGAACCTGGAATACTTTACCGAAAGGTGAAGTGGGGTAAAACGATTTAAATGTGTAGAGCCAGATAATTATCTGGCTCTACGTAATGCTATACAATTACCGCCCGCTCTTCATGCGGAGTCGCCGGGCTAATTTATTGCGCTTTTTTAGCCGTATCCTTTTTTGCTGCGGTGCTATCACGTTTAAGCGGCACAGGAACTTTTTTTACCGAATCGGTCTTTGTAGCTGTGCTTTTTCCCGTTGATGGTACGAGTGCTTCTTTAGCAGCTGGCGCAGCAACCTTTACCGAATCACCAGCGATGGGCGGCGTTTTAGCAGGTGAGCCTTTTACCGGGGCCCCTTTTGCTGATGCTTTGCCCGGAGCGCT comes from Mucilaginibacter mali and encodes:
- a CDS encoding ankyrin repeat domain-containing protein codes for the protein MKTTDITDLIFLQAVNALDAGRLNELQSLVAQHPYLLRDRLITPDEEGYFKDPYLVWFVADNPIRNEKLPSNIVEVTRFLVDAVKREAPDTWQQQLTYTLGLVATGRIPRESGKQIAMMDVLINAGATPGGGMGAIAHGNIDAANHLLDRGGKITLPAAMILGRKADVDRLLNKATGNEKLTALTAAAFYGKADMVKHLLDLGVDPNGYSSQDTGFHSHATPLHQAIYSTSLDAVKLLVEAGASLTATDKAYNGTPLGWAMYMQTETDSEADKAAYARIEAYLKSLNP